A region of Vigna radiata var. radiata cultivar VC1973A chromosome 10, Vradiata_ver6, whole genome shotgun sequence DNA encodes the following proteins:
- the LOC106775560 gene encoding uncharacterized protein LOC106775560 encodes MSSLWGLTTAIIIAIALLFTGSSSAGRDLRPSEHGLFFQASPPANSSPEMKSFFSTSKGSSASEVPLGNATESLPPQWWGVGRGGRSHVGQALMTASLVCGITGGVLLVASALLYLFKHRKKTHQNESFRASNNNNSGNKLQLVTVAHEG; translated from the coding sequence ATGTCGTCGCTCTGGGGACTCACCACCGCGATCATCATCGCGATCGCGCTGCTCTTCACCGGAAGTTCCTCCGCTGGGCGAGATCTACGCCCGTCGGAGCACGGCCTCTTCTTCCAGGCCTCGCCGCCGGCCAATTCCTCGCCGGAGATGAAGTCCTTCTTCAGTACCAGCAAGGGCTCTTCTGCTTCCGAGGTTCCACTCGGTAACGCGACGGAGTCCCTTCCGCCGCAGTGGTGGGGAGTTGGCCGCGGCGGAAGAAGCCACGTGGGACAGGCACTGATGACGGCGAGTCTGGTGTGCGGAATCACAGGTGGCGTGCTGTTAGTGGCTTCGGCGCTGCTTTATTTGTTCAAGCACAGAAAAAAGACACACCAAAACGAATCGTTTCGTGCttctaacaataataatagtGGCAACAAGCTTCAATTAGTGACGGTTGCGCATGAAGGCTGA
- the LOC106775928 gene encoding ADP-ribosylation factor GTPase-activating protein AGD12 isoform X2 encodes MELGRPASSRRKLKDLLLKKDNRNCADCNAPDPKWASANIGVFVCLKCCGVHRSLGTHISKVLSVTLDDWSEDEIDAMMEVGGNASANSIYEAYIPDGVTKPGPDAGHEQRSNFIRSKYEFQEFLKPSLRIISGKSSLESSSTKSAIDSFRSTSGTERQEGMVEFIGLLKVKVIKGTDLAIRDIKSSDPYVILSLGQQKVFDHDTFSSDDIMGEADIDLQSLITSAMAFGDAGMFGDMQIGKWLKSDDNALIEDSTVNIIDGKVKQMMSLKLQNVESGELDLELEWIPLDQ; translated from the exons ATGGAACTTGGAAGACCTGCCTCAA gtagaagaaaattgaaagatTTATTGCTTAAAAAAGATAATCGTAATTGTGCTGATTGTAATGCTCCAGATCCTAAATGGGC GTCTGCCAACATTGGAGTTTTTGTATGCTTAAAATGTTGTGGAGTGCACAGAAGCCTCGGTACTCATATATCAAAG GTATTGTCTGTGACATTGGATGACTGGTCAGAAGATGAAATAGATGCAATGATGGAGGTTGGGGGAAATGCTTCTGCTAATTCAATATACGAAGCTTATATTCCTGATGGAGTTACAAAACCCGGACCAGATGCTGGTCATGAGCAGCGTTCAAACTTTATAAG GTCAAAGtatgaatttcaagaatttctGAAACCGAGTTTGCGCATTATATCTGGAAAAAGCAGTCTAGAATCAAGTTCTACAAAGAGTGCTATTGATAGTTTTAGAAGTACTAGTGGTACAGAGAGACAG GAAGGTATGGTAGAATTTATTGGACTGTTGAAGGTGAAAGTAATTAAAGGCACAGATTTGGCTATCAGGGACATAAAGTCAAGTGATCCGTATGTCATTTTGAGCCTTGGCCAGCAG AAAGTATTTGATCATGACACATTTTCCTCTGATGATATTATGGGAGAAGCAGACATTGATCTTCAGTCTCTGATAACATCTGCTATGGCATTTGGAGATGCTGGAATGTTTGGCGATATGCAGATAGGAAAATGGTTAAAATCCGATGACAATGCACTTATTGAGGATAGCACAGTCAATATTATTGATGGTAAGGTTAAACAAATGATGTCACTAAAGCTCCAGAATGTTGAATCTGGAGAATTAGATCTTGAACTCGAGTGGATTCCTCTTGATCAATAG
- the LOC106775928 gene encoding ADP-ribosylation factor GTPase-activating protein AGD12 isoform X1 has protein sequence MELGRPASSRRKLKDLLLKKDNRNCADCNAPDPKWASANIGVFVCLKCCGVHRSLGTHISKVLSVTLDDWSEDEIDAMMEVGGNASANSIYEAYIPDGVTKPGPDAGHEQRSNFIRSKYEFQEFLKPSLRIISGKSSLESSSTKSAIDSFRSTSGTERQEGMVEFIGLLKVKVIKGTDLAIRDIKSSDPYVILSLGQQTVQTSVVSSNLNPVWNEEYMLSVPEHYGQMKLKVFDHDTFSSDDIMGEADIDLQSLITSAMAFGDAGMFGDMQIGKWLKSDDNALIEDSTVNIIDGKVKQMMSLKLQNVESGELDLELEWIPLDQ, from the exons ATGGAACTTGGAAGACCTGCCTCAA gtagaagaaaattgaaagatTTATTGCTTAAAAAAGATAATCGTAATTGTGCTGATTGTAATGCTCCAGATCCTAAATGGGC GTCTGCCAACATTGGAGTTTTTGTATGCTTAAAATGTTGTGGAGTGCACAGAAGCCTCGGTACTCATATATCAAAG GTATTGTCTGTGACATTGGATGACTGGTCAGAAGATGAAATAGATGCAATGATGGAGGTTGGGGGAAATGCTTCTGCTAATTCAATATACGAAGCTTATATTCCTGATGGAGTTACAAAACCCGGACCAGATGCTGGTCATGAGCAGCGTTCAAACTTTATAAG GTCAAAGtatgaatttcaagaatttctGAAACCGAGTTTGCGCATTATATCTGGAAAAAGCAGTCTAGAATCAAGTTCTACAAAGAGTGCTATTGATAGTTTTAGAAGTACTAGTGGTACAGAGAGACAG GAAGGTATGGTAGAATTTATTGGACTGTTGAAGGTGAAAGTAATTAAAGGCACAGATTTGGCTATCAGGGACATAAAGTCAAGTGATCCGTATGTCATTTTGAGCCTTGGCCAGCAG ACTGTCCAGACATCTGTAGTGAGTAGTAACCTGAATCCAGTCTGGAATGAGGAATACATGCTGTCTGTTCCAGAGCATTATGGGCAGATGAAATTG AAAGTATTTGATCATGACACATTTTCCTCTGATGATATTATGGGAGAAGCAGACATTGATCTTCAGTCTCTGATAACATCTGCTATGGCATTTGGAGATGCTGGAATGTTTGGCGATATGCAGATAGGAAAATGGTTAAAATCCGATGACAATGCACTTATTGAGGATAGCACAGTCAATATTATTGATGGTAAGGTTAAACAAATGATGTCACTAAAGCTCCAGAATGTTGAATCTGGAGAATTAGATCTTGAACTCGAGTGGATTCCTCTTGATCAATAG
- the LOC106775928 gene encoding probable ADP-ribosylation factor GTPase-activating protein AGD13 isoform X3 gives MMEVGGNASANSIYEAYIPDGVTKPGPDAGHEQRSNFIRSKYEFQEFLKPSLRIISGKSSLESSSTKSAIDSFRSTSGTERQEGMVEFIGLLKVKVIKGTDLAIRDIKSSDPYVILSLGQQTVQTSVVSSNLNPVWNEEYMLSVPEHYGQMKLKVFDHDTFSSDDIMGEADIDLQSLITSAMAFGDAGMFGDMQIGKWLKSDDNALIEDSTVNIIDGKVKQMMSLKLQNVESGELDLELEWIPLDQ, from the exons ATGATGGAGGTTGGGGGAAATGCTTCTGCTAATTCAATATACGAAGCTTATATTCCTGATGGAGTTACAAAACCCGGACCAGATGCTGGTCATGAGCAGCGTTCAAACTTTATAAG GTCAAAGtatgaatttcaagaatttctGAAACCGAGTTTGCGCATTATATCTGGAAAAAGCAGTCTAGAATCAAGTTCTACAAAGAGTGCTATTGATAGTTTTAGAAGTACTAGTGGTACAGAGAGACAG GAAGGTATGGTAGAATTTATTGGACTGTTGAAGGTGAAAGTAATTAAAGGCACAGATTTGGCTATCAGGGACATAAAGTCAAGTGATCCGTATGTCATTTTGAGCCTTGGCCAGCAG ACTGTCCAGACATCTGTAGTGAGTAGTAACCTGAATCCAGTCTGGAATGAGGAATACATGCTGTCTGTTCCAGAGCATTATGGGCAGATGAAATTG AAAGTATTTGATCATGACACATTTTCCTCTGATGATATTATGGGAGAAGCAGACATTGATCTTCAGTCTCTGATAACATCTGCTATGGCATTTGGAGATGCTGGAATGTTTGGCGATATGCAGATAGGAAAATGGTTAAAATCCGATGACAATGCACTTATTGAGGATAGCACAGTCAATATTATTGATGGTAAGGTTAAACAAATGATGTCACTAAAGCTCCAGAATGTTGAATCTGGAGAATTAGATCTTGAACTCGAGTGGATTCCTCTTGATCAATAG
- the LOC106776011 gene encoding 2-succinylbenzoate--CoA ligase, chloroplastic/peroxisomal isoform X2: MANYSHPHICQCLSRLLGFRRHFPVTVTGNRRKTGQQLVEEVLSLAQGLLHLGLAPGHVVAMSAYNSDKYLEWLLAVAFVGGIAAPLNYRWSFEETRLALAAVKPVLLVTDESSATWYSKLQQNDIPSLKWHILLDSASLDFTKWNVLTPEMIKRHPVKLEPFDYSWAPEGTVIICFTSGTTGKPKGVTLSHGALIIQSLAKIAIVGYNEDDVYLHTAPLCHIGGLSSAMTMLMVGGCHVLMPKFDAESAVGAIEQYAVTSFITVPAIMASLISVIRPKEIWKGGETVKKILNGGGSLSHELIKDSSIFFHKAKLISAYGMTETCSSLTFLMLCDPVDEKTTMSLQTFGVARSKFIQQPQGICVGKPAPHVELKISADASGLIGRILTRGPHIMLRYWETHTNPLSPNNEAWLDTGDIGSIDHYGNLWLLGRTNGRIKSGGENIYPEE, encoded by the exons ATGGCTAACTATTCCCATCCTCATATCTGCCAATGTCTGAGCCGCTTGCTTGGCTTCCGGCGACATTTTCCGGTCACTGTCACCGGAAACCGCCGCAAAACTGGCCAACAGTTGGTTGAAGAAGTGTTGTCTTTGGCCCAAGGCCTACTCCACCTTGGACTCGCACCTGGTCACGTGGTTGCCATGTCTGCTTACAATAG tgatAAGTATCTGGAATGGCTATTAGCCGTTGCATTTGTTGGAGGAATAGCTGCTCCTCTGAACTATAGATGG AGTTTTGAAGAGACAAGATTAGCATTGGCTGCAGTGAAGCCAGTGTTACTAGTGACTGACGAGAGCAGTGCCACATGGTACTCAAAACTCCAGCAAAATGATATTCCATCTCTGAAGTGGCATATTTTGTTGGATTCCGCTTCCTTAGATTTTACTAAGTGGAATG TGTTAACTCCAGAAATGATTAAGAGGCATCCTGTAAAGCTTGAACCATTTGACTACTCATGGGCACCTGAAGGCACTGTCATAATATGCTTTACTTCAG GAACTACGGGAAAGCCTAAGGGAGTCACTCTAAGTCATGGAGCTTTGATCATACAATCCTTAGCCAAGATTGCCATAGTTGGCTACAATGAGGATGAT GTCTATCTGCATACTGCTCCGTTATGCCATATTGGTGGCTTGTCGTCAGCAATGACCATGCTTATGGTTGGAGGCTGTCATGTCCTGATGCCAAAGTTTGATGCAGAATCAGCTGTTGGTGCCATAGAGCAATATGCAGTGACATCTTTTATCACAGTTCCTGCAATAATGGCCAGTCTGATTTCTGTAATTAG GCCCAAAGAGATTTGGAAAGGAGGAGAAACTGTCAAGAAAATACTTAATGGGGGTGGAAGCCTCTCACATGAGCTCATCAAGGACAGTAGCATATTCTTTCACAAAGCTAAACTTATTTCAGCTTATG GAATGACAGAGACCTGCTCTTCATTAACATTCCTGATGCTGTGTGATCCGGTGGATGAAAAGACAACCATGTCCCTTCAAACATTTGGTGTGGCAAGATCCAAGTTTATTCAGCAGCCACAAGGTATCTGTGTTGGCAAGCCTGCACCCCATGTAGAACTGAAGATAAGTGCAGATGCTTCTGGTCTAATTGGAAGAATTCTAACAAGAGGACCACATATAATGCTTAGGTATTGGGAAACTCACACAAACCCATTAAGCCCGAACAATGAAGCCTGGCTTGACACAGGTGATATTGGATCAATTGATCATTATGGTAACTTGTGGCTTCTTGGTCGAACAAATGGTCGAATCAAGAGTGGTGGGGAGAATATTTACCCTGAAGAG TAG
- the LOC106776011 gene encoding 2-succinylbenzoate--CoA ligase, chloroplastic/peroxisomal isoform X1 produces the protein MANYSHPHICQCLSRLLGFRRHFPVTVTGNRRKTGQQLVEEVLSLAQGLLHLGLAPGHVVAMSAYNSDKYLEWLLAVAFVGGIAAPLNYRWSFEETRLALAAVKPVLLVTDESSATWYSKLQQNDIPSLKWHILLDSASLDFTKWNVLTPEMIKRHPVKLEPFDYSWAPEGTVIICFTSGTTGKPKGVTLSHGALIIQSLAKIAIVGYNEDDVYLHTAPLCHIGGLSSAMTMLMVGGCHVLMPKFDAESAVGAIEQYAVTSFITVPAIMASLISVIRPKEIWKGGETVKKILNGGGSLSHELIKDSSIFFHKAKLISAYGMTETCSSLTFLMLCDPVDEKTTMSLQTFGVARSKFIQQPQGICVGKPAPHVELKISADASGLIGRILTRGPHIMLRYWETHTNPLSPNNEAWLDTGDIGSIDHYGNLWLLGRTNGRIKSGGENIYPEEVEAIILQHPGITSVVVVGIPDAHLTEMVAACIQLRENWQWSEQLTVSNEEFNLSRKNLQLYCIENHLSRFKIPKMFIAWKKPFPLTTTGKIRRDQVRKEVMSQLQSLHSNL, from the exons ATGGCTAACTATTCCCATCCTCATATCTGCCAATGTCTGAGCCGCTTGCTTGGCTTCCGGCGACATTTTCCGGTCACTGTCACCGGAAACCGCCGCAAAACTGGCCAACAGTTGGTTGAAGAAGTGTTGTCTTTGGCCCAAGGCCTACTCCACCTTGGACTCGCACCTGGTCACGTGGTTGCCATGTCTGCTTACAATAG tgatAAGTATCTGGAATGGCTATTAGCCGTTGCATTTGTTGGAGGAATAGCTGCTCCTCTGAACTATAGATGG AGTTTTGAAGAGACAAGATTAGCATTGGCTGCAGTGAAGCCAGTGTTACTAGTGACTGACGAGAGCAGTGCCACATGGTACTCAAAACTCCAGCAAAATGATATTCCATCTCTGAAGTGGCATATTTTGTTGGATTCCGCTTCCTTAGATTTTACTAAGTGGAATG TGTTAACTCCAGAAATGATTAAGAGGCATCCTGTAAAGCTTGAACCATTTGACTACTCATGGGCACCTGAAGGCACTGTCATAATATGCTTTACTTCAG GAACTACGGGAAAGCCTAAGGGAGTCACTCTAAGTCATGGAGCTTTGATCATACAATCCTTAGCCAAGATTGCCATAGTTGGCTACAATGAGGATGAT GTCTATCTGCATACTGCTCCGTTATGCCATATTGGTGGCTTGTCGTCAGCAATGACCATGCTTATGGTTGGAGGCTGTCATGTCCTGATGCCAAAGTTTGATGCAGAATCAGCTGTTGGTGCCATAGAGCAATATGCAGTGACATCTTTTATCACAGTTCCTGCAATAATGGCCAGTCTGATTTCTGTAATTAG GCCCAAAGAGATTTGGAAAGGAGGAGAAACTGTCAAGAAAATACTTAATGGGGGTGGAAGCCTCTCACATGAGCTCATCAAGGACAGTAGCATATTCTTTCACAAAGCTAAACTTATTTCAGCTTATG GAATGACAGAGACCTGCTCTTCATTAACATTCCTGATGCTGTGTGATCCGGTGGATGAAAAGACAACCATGTCCCTTCAAACATTTGGTGTGGCAAGATCCAAGTTTATTCAGCAGCCACAAGGTATCTGTGTTGGCAAGCCTGCACCCCATGTAGAACTGAAGATAAGTGCAGATGCTTCTGGTCTAATTGGAAGAATTCTAACAAGAGGACCACATATAATGCTTAGGTATTGGGAAACTCACACAAACCCATTAAGCCCGAACAATGAAGCCTGGCTTGACACAGGTGATATTGGATCAATTGATCATTATGGTAACTTGTGGCTTCTTGGTCGAACAAATGGTCGAATCAAGAGTGGTGGGGAGAATATTTACCCTGAAGAG GTTGAGGCAATTATACTACAGCATCCAGGGATTAcaagtgttgttgttgtgggAATCCCAGATGCTCACCTAACAGAGATGGTAGCAGCATGTATCCAACTTAGAGAAAATTGGCAATGGTCAGAGCAATTGACTGTTTCAAATGAAGAGTTTAACCTATCTAGAAAGAATCTCCAGCTATATTGTATAGAAAATCATTTAAGCAG GTTTAAGATACCAAAAATGTTTATTGCATGGAAAAAGCCATTTCCACTGACTACAACAGGGAAAATAAGAAGAGATCAAGTCAGAAAGGAAGTTATGTCTCAGCTACAATCTTTGCATAGTAATCTTTGA